The following are encoded in a window of Paenibacillaceae bacterium GAS479 genomic DNA:
- a CDS encoding 40-residue YVTN family beta-propeller repeat-containing protein yields MSLYEANSSSNSVTVIDRTTNNTVVSTLSEFSNPRLLNVTPDGTKVYVANFGDGDGPSSRFCSRWHSAGRYRYCA; encoded by the coding sequence ATGAGTCTATATGAAGCAAACAGCAGTTCCAACTCGGTAACAGTCATAGATCGGACGACCAATAATACTGTCGTTTCGACTCTGTCAGAGTTTTCGAATCCCCGACTGCTGAACGTCACCCCGGATGGGACCAAGGTTTACGTAGCTAATTTCGGAGACGGGGATGGGCCTTCTAGTCGCTTCTGTTCCCGTTGGCATTCAGCCGGCAGGTATCGTTACTGTGCCTAG